In Procambarus clarkii isolate CNS0578487 chromosome 25, FALCON_Pclarkii_2.0, whole genome shotgun sequence, the following proteins share a genomic window:
- the RpS7 gene encoding small ribosomal subunit protein eS7, with the protein MGILSGVAHGGRHVVGDNTPPSPSPCGAHADLKMPQFCNGKITKQTAEQPDEFENSIGQTLLDLEMNSELKAQLRELSITGAKQIDVGDKKCIAIFVPVPLLRAFQRVQQRLVRELEKKFSGKHVVVIAQRRILAKPTRKMKNPPKQKRPRSRTLTCVHDAILEDLVFPAEIVGKRIRVRLDGSRLIKVHLDKAQQTNIEHKVDTFAAVYKKLTGKEVNFEFRDTYL; encoded by the exons ATGGGTATATTGAGTGGTGTTGCGCATGGCGGTCGTCATGTGGTCGGGGACAACACTCCACCTTCCCCTTCCCCGTGTGGCGCTCACGCCGACCTCAAG ATGCCGCAGTTTTGTAACGGCAAGATAACCAAGCAGACGGCTGAACAGCCCGATGAGTTCGAAAACTCCATCGGGCAGACTCTGCTCGACTTGGAGATGAACTCGGAGCTAAAAGCACAGCTTCGAGAACTCTCAATTACTGGAGCCAAGCAGATTGATGTTGGGGACAAGAAG TGCATTGCAATATTTGTACCTGTGCCACTGCTGCGTGCATTTCAACGTGTACAACAGCGCCTGGTGCGTGAACTGGAAAAGAAATTTAGCGGCAAACATGTTGTTGTGATTGCACAGCGCCGCATTCTAGCGAAGCCAACTCGCAAGATGAAGAACCCTCCTAAGCAAAAGAGACCCAGGAG CCGGACTTTGACCTGTGTGCACGATGCCATTCTGGAGGATCTTGTCTTCCCTGCCGAGATTGTGGGCAAGAGGATCCGAGTTAGACTTGATGGCTCCCGATTGATCAAGGTTCATCTTGACAAGGCACAGCAAACTAACATTGAGCACAAG GTCGACACATTTGCTGCTGTCTACAAGAAGCTAACTGGCAAGGAGGTGAACTTCGAGTTCCGGGATACCTATCTGTAA
- the LOC123756413 gene encoding ADP-ribosylation factor-like protein 2-binding protein isoform X1, whose product MWTTSSGGQGKVWMMEKEEEIEEVLATGDSHNTLQLDTLVGHIENIILSDEFSSLREDFLKQHCHVFEDKDENKLEYMDIYKQYTNMIEAHIEKELSNLDSSFEMASFLQELTSSCAVDGEVFDLLMTLTDFLAFKTAMLDVKESKEFGCDELEDLLQITSLKS is encoded by the exons ATGTG GACGACGAGCAGTGGTGGTCAAGGGAAGGTGTGGATGATGGAAAAGGAAGAAGAGATAGAGGAAGTGTTGGCAACAGGCGACAGTCACAACACACTTCAACTGGACACTCTGGTCGGCCACATAGAGAACATCATTCTCA GTGATGAGTTTTCAAGCCTGAGAGAAGACTTCCTGAAGCAGCACTGCCATGTATTTGAAGATAAGGATGAGAACAAACTGGAGTACATGGATATTTACAAACAATAT ACTAATATGATTGAGGCCCACATAGAAAAGGAGTTATCTAACCTTGACAGCAGCTTTGAGATGGCATCATTTCTACAAGAATTAACTTCGTCTTGTGCCGTTGATGGCGAAGTGTTTGATCTTCTAATGACTCTCACAGACTTTTTAGCTTTCAAGACGGCCATGCTAGATGTTAAGGAG AGTAAAGAATTTGGATGTGATGAACTAGAGGATTTGCTACAAATAACAAGTCTTAAGTCCTAA
- the LOC123756413 gene encoding ADP-ribosylation factor-like protein 2-binding protein isoform X2, which translates to MMEKEEEIEEVLATGDSHNTLQLDTLVGHIENIILSDEFSSLREDFLKQHCHVFEDKDENKLEYMDIYKQYTNMIEAHIEKELSNLDSSFEMASFLQELTSSCAVDGEVFDLLMTLTDFLAFKTAMLDVKESKEFGCDELEDLLQITSLKS; encoded by the exons ATGATGGAAAAGGAAGAAGAGATAGAGGAAGTGTTGGCAACAGGCGACAGTCACAACACACTTCAACTGGACACTCTGGTCGGCCACATAGAGAACATCATTCTCA GTGATGAGTTTTCAAGCCTGAGAGAAGACTTCCTGAAGCAGCACTGCCATGTATTTGAAGATAAGGATGAGAACAAACTGGAGTACATGGATATTTACAAACAATAT ACTAATATGATTGAGGCCCACATAGAAAAGGAGTTATCTAACCTTGACAGCAGCTTTGAGATGGCATCATTTCTACAAGAATTAACTTCGTCTTGTGCCGTTGATGGCGAAGTGTTTGATCTTCTAATGACTCTCACAGACTTTTTAGCTTTCAAGACGGCCATGCTAGATGTTAAGGAG AGTAAAGAATTTGGATGTGATGAACTAGAGGATTTGCTACAAATAACAAGTCTTAAGTCCTAA
- the LOC123756555 gene encoding zinc finger MYM-type protein 1-like yields the protein MKHEQSAKHMNSVIDLLMLGKVNSVAQIDSAYMLSVAKHNEEVEKNRNVLSKIINCVKFCGKFDLPLRGHAEATSSKNPGIFRGLVDFACGLDSSLDAHIRNVTVFKGLSKSIQNELLESMLEICKNKIKEEVKNAEYLAVMCDETTDIYDKTQMVIVLRYELQGRPVERFWGFFNLINKTVEALSIVLLKELQILIGDYPHKLIAQTYDGAAVVIGANKGVQTIVKEVYTNAHFIHCYAHQLNLIVEQAALQNTDVRVFFNSVSGIPAFVSKSPQKVAAAAGVKRVVNDPEFEFWLEFFSKVMPHVDILFSQFQSRNIDAAKANASLKAFTSAVHKLRDECDAFVPPPEPKRRKFNTDRLVAAKEVCDVILLQCRARFSFTNHLEASKLLLVNQFPVYTKDFPSTALVQAVAAYPMLEKDKLRTELSVLYTREDLYKSENLIDLLEIMNNNHLQSTFSETVKLLKILITTPMITAEAERCFLTLKRIKAFLRNTMAIERLSALAMISIENIMITEIKDFNEKVINHFATLKSRCTDFLFK from the coding sequence ATGAAACATGAGCAGTCGGCCAAGCACATGAATAGCGTGATTGATTTATTAATGCTGGGTAAAGTGAACAGTGTAGCTCAAATTGATTCAGCATACATGCTTTCAGTTGCAAAACACAATGAAGAGGTGGAAAAAAACAGAAATGTGTTGTCCAAAATCATAAACTGTGTCAAATTTTGTGGAAAATTTGACCTACCTCTTAGAGGACATGCTGAAGCTACGAGCTCCAAAAATCCAGGGATATTTCGAGGCTTAGTCGATTTTGCCTGTGGCCTGGATTCCAGCTTAGATGCACATATACGTAATGTTACAGTGTTTAAAGGACTATCAAAATCAATACAGAATGAACTTTTAGAATCTATGTTAGAAATCTGCAAAAATAAGATCAAGGAAGAAGTAAAGAATGCAGAATATTTGGCAGTTATGTGTGACGAGACAACGGATATTTACGATAAAACGCAGATGGTAATTGTTctaaggtatgagctacaaggaagacCTGTTGAGAGGTTTTGGGGATTTTTTAACTTAATCAATAAGACAGTAGAAGCATTATCAATTGTATTATTGAAAGAGCTCCAGATTTTAATTGGTGATTATCCACACAAACTCATTGCTCAAACATATGATggtgcagctgttgttattgGTGCTAACAAAGGTGTGCAAACCATAGTGAAAGAAGTATATACCAATGCTCACTTCATCCACTGTTATGCACACCAACTGAATTTAATTGTTGAGCAGGCAGCATTACAAAATACTGATGTTCGAGTATTTTTTAACAGCGTGTCAGGCATACCAGCATTTGTTTCAAAATCTCCACAAAAAGTAGCTGCAGCAGCTGGTGTTAAGAGAGTTGTGAATGATCCTGAATTTGAGTTTTGGTTGGAGTTTTTCTCCAAAGTAATGCCTCATGTTGACATCTTGTTTTCTCAGTTTCAGTCTAGAAATATTGATGCAGCTAAGGCTAATGCCTCTTTAAAAGCTTTCACCTCTGCAGTTCATAAATTAAGAGATGAATGTGATGCTTTTGTGCCACCACCCGAGCCAAAGAGAAGAAAATTTAATACAGATAGATTAGTCGCTGCAAAGGAGGTTTGTGACGTAATTTTATTGCAGTGCagagcgaggttcagtttcactaATCATTTGGAAGCTAGCAAGTTACTTTTAGTGAATCAATTTCCAGTGTATACCAAAGACTTCCCTAGTACTGCACTTGTACAAGCAGTTGCAGCCTATCCCATGCTTGAAAAAGACAAATTGAGAACTGAACTTAGTGTACTGTACACAAGAGAAGATTTGTATAAGTCAGAAAACCTCATTGACTTGTTGGAGATTATGAACAACAATCATTTACAGTCAACATTTTCAGAAACTGTGAAGCTACTGAAAATTTTAATAACAACTCCAATGATAACGGCAGAAGCAGAAAGGTGCTTTTTAACTTTGAAGCGCATCAAAGCTTTTTTGCGCAATACCATGGCGATTGAGAGACTATCTGCTCTAGCAATGATATCAATTGAAAATATAATGATAACAGAAATTAAGGATTTTAATGAGAAAGTAATAAATCATTTTGCTACATTGAAGAGCCGATGCACTGATTTTCTTTTCAAGTAA